From one Streptomyces sp. ICC1 genomic stretch:
- a CDS encoding NAD(P)/FAD-dependent oxidoreductase, protein MARTSVMHALRQLAAEHAVARRLSLPAADVRGLSRRALLERATALGLGTALAGAAAGPAWAETAPAPDGKKPPTGNPRVAIVGAGIAGLTAALTLKDAGIACTVYEANPARVGGRMWTQRDHWAYGQSSEIGGELIDTSHKKILELCRRFNLPTEDFLGGGPNGAEEVLWFDGAYYPRAQADEDFKAVYQALRRDLQDAGEVTWNTTTPTGTALDNMSIHQWIETRVPGGHTSRLGQFIDVAYNVEYGADTVDQSALALVLLMGYQPNPGHFNVWGLSNERYHITGGNDQLPNAIAQTLPAGTLLMGRELTAVRANADGTQTLTFNESGTTRTVTADHTILCLPLPVLQRIDLTAAGFDPLMKNLLRDARMGYCTKLNMQFTSRPWRGTGPWPGVSAGDWFTDSDVQQTWDTTKVQPGNGGILLQYAGGTLARALTPATPFATETDPYVRALANRMLTGIDAFFPGTKNAWNGRAQISAWHRNPYALGAYSYWPTGYLHRYARYEGTAQGNVHIGGEHCSYDFQGFMEGGATEGERAAREVITALT, encoded by the coding sequence ATGGCCCGAACCTCCGTCATGCACGCCCTGAGGCAACTCGCCGCCGAGCACGCCGTCGCCCGCAGGCTGTCCCTGCCCGCCGCGGACGTACGGGGCCTGAGCCGCCGCGCCCTGTTGGAGCGTGCCACCGCCCTCGGCCTCGGCACCGCCCTGGCGGGCGCCGCCGCCGGGCCCGCATGGGCTGAGACCGCACCCGCGCCGGACGGCAAGAAGCCGCCTACAGGCAACCCCCGTGTCGCCATCGTCGGCGCGGGCATCGCCGGTCTGACCGCGGCCCTCACCCTCAAGGACGCGGGAATCGCCTGCACCGTCTACGAGGCCAACCCCGCCCGGGTCGGCGGCCGCATGTGGACCCAGCGCGACCACTGGGCCTACGGCCAGAGCTCCGAGATCGGCGGCGAGCTGATCGACACCAGCCACAAGAAGATCCTCGAACTGTGCCGCCGCTTCAACTTGCCCACCGAGGACTTCCTCGGCGGTGGACCCAACGGAGCGGAGGAAGTCCTCTGGTTCGACGGCGCCTACTACCCCCGCGCCCAGGCCGACGAAGACTTCAAGGCCGTCTACCAAGCCCTGCGCCGAGACCTCCAGGACGCCGGCGAGGTCACCTGGAACACCACCACCCCCACCGGCACCGCCCTGGACAACATGTCCATCCACCAGTGGATCGAGACCCGGGTCCCCGGCGGCCACACCTCGCGCCTGGGCCAGTTCATCGACGTCGCCTACAACGTCGAATACGGCGCCGACACCGTCGACCAGTCCGCCCTCGCCCTGGTCCTCCTCATGGGCTACCAGCCCAACCCCGGCCACTTCAACGTCTGGGGCCTGTCCAACGAGCGTTACCACATCACCGGCGGCAACGACCAACTCCCCAACGCCATCGCACAGACCCTGCCCGCCGGAACCCTGCTGATGGGACGCGAACTCACCGCTGTCCGAGCCAACGCCGACGGGACGCAGACCCTCACCTTCAATGAGTCCGGCACCACCCGCACCGTCACCGCAGACCACACCATCCTGTGCCTGCCCCTGCCCGTACTCCAGCGCATCGACCTCACCGCCGCCGGATTCGACCCCCTCATGAAGAACCTCCTGCGCGACGCCCGCATGGGCTACTGCACCAAACTCAACATGCAGTTCACCAGCCGACCCTGGCGCGGCACCGGACCTTGGCCCGGCGTCTCCGCAGGCGACTGGTTCACCGACTCAGACGTCCAGCAGACCTGGGACACCACCAAGGTCCAGCCCGGAAACGGCGGCATCCTGCTCCAGTACGCAGGCGGCACCCTGGCCAGGGCGCTCACCCCCGCGACCCCCTTCGCCACCGAGACCGACCCCTACGTACGCGCCCTCGCCAACCGGATGCTCACCGGCATCGACGCATTCTTCCCCGGCACCAAGAACGCGTGGAACGGACGCGCACAGATATCGGCCTGGCACCGCAACCCGTACGCCCTCGGCGCCTACTCGTACTGGCCGACCGGATACCTCCACCGCTACGCCCGATACGAGGGCACAGCCCAGGGCAACGTCCACATCGGCGGCGAGCACTGCAGCTACGACTTCCAGGGCTTCATGGAAGGAGGCGCCACCGAAGGCGAGCGCGCGGCCCGCGAGGTCATCACCGCCCTGACCTAG
- a CDS encoding APC family permease, with protein MSHSSSGEVNRLKANSVGLVGVVFMAVATAAPITAMTGNLPIAVGFGNGIGAPAGYLFATVVLTVFAVGYVAMAKRITAAGAFYGYISHGLGRIAGMASGMLAVLAYIVFEASIVGVFSYFAKTTVHDQLGVDLPWILYAAVMLGVTAGLAHFDINLTAKALGVMLVGEIAVLFAVAIAVLFAGGGPDGIPLEPVNPKNAFTGASAGLGLFFAFWSWVGFESTAMYGEESRDPKRVIPKATLISVVGVGLFYIFVSWMTIAGNGLTKSVELSASANPLDLFFAPTQQFIGSWAVDSFQWLLLTGSFACGMAFHQCAARYLYAIGREGFLHPALGRTHPRHGSPHVASLVQSAIAIALVAAFWLTGQDPYIHLYTLLAILGTMAILIVQTLCSFAVIGYFRKNHPEDRHWFKTFTAPLLGGIAMSAVVVLLVVNMKTAAGLAADSLVFTLIPWIVAAVFLGGLALGLYLKFKAPERYEVIGRIVLEDATERTDPSTDTSSPAAANV; from the coding sequence ATGTCCCACAGTTCCAGCGGTGAAGTCAACCGGCTCAAGGCCAACTCGGTCGGCTTGGTCGGGGTGGTGTTCATGGCGGTCGCCACGGCCGCGCCCATCACGGCGATGACCGGCAACCTGCCGATCGCCGTCGGTTTCGGCAACGGTATCGGGGCCCCGGCCGGCTACCTCTTCGCCACCGTCGTCCTGACCGTCTTCGCCGTCGGCTACGTCGCCATGGCCAAGCGGATCACCGCAGCCGGTGCCTTCTACGGATACATCTCACACGGCCTGGGCCGGATCGCGGGGATGGCCTCCGGGATGCTCGCCGTCCTCGCCTACATCGTCTTCGAGGCGTCGATCGTCGGCGTCTTCTCGTACTTCGCCAAGACGACCGTGCACGACCAACTCGGCGTCGACCTTCCCTGGATCCTGTACGCGGCCGTCATGTTGGGCGTCACCGCGGGCTTGGCACACTTCGACATCAACCTCACCGCCAAGGCGCTCGGCGTGATGCTGGTCGGGGAGATAGCCGTCCTGTTCGCCGTCGCGATCGCGGTGCTGTTCGCGGGTGGGGGCCCGGACGGCATTCCGCTGGAACCGGTCAACCCGAAGAACGCCTTCACCGGCGCCTCCGCAGGCCTCGGTCTCTTCTTCGCCTTCTGGTCCTGGGTCGGCTTCGAATCGACCGCCATGTACGGCGAGGAATCCCGTGACCCCAAGCGGGTCATCCCGAAGGCCACCCTGATCTCGGTCGTCGGCGTCGGCCTCTTCTACATCTTCGTCTCCTGGATGACCATCGCCGGCAACGGCCTGACCAAGTCCGTCGAGCTGTCCGCCTCCGCCAACCCCCTGGACCTCTTCTTCGCCCCCACGCAGCAGTTCATCGGCTCCTGGGCCGTCGACTCCTTCCAGTGGCTCCTGCTGACCGGCTCCTTCGCCTGCGGCATGGCCTTCCACCAGTGCGCCGCCCGCTACCTCTACGCGATCGGCCGCGAAGGCTTCCTCCACCCCGCGCTCGGACGCACTCACCCCCGCCACGGATCGCCCCACGTCGCCTCCCTCGTGCAGAGCGCCATCGCGATCGCCCTCGTCGCCGCGTTCTGGCTCACCGGTCAGGACCCCTACATCCACCTCTACACCCTGCTCGCGATCCTCGGCACGATGGCGATCCTCATCGTCCAGACCCTCTGCTCCTTCGCCGTGATCGGCTACTTCCGCAAGAACCACCCCGAGGACCGGCACTGGTTCAAGACGTTCACCGCTCCCCTGCTCGGCGGGATCGCGATGAGCGCCGTCGTCGTCCTGCTGGTCGTCAACATGAAGACCGCGGCCGGACTCGCCGCCGACTCCCTCGTTTTCACCCTCATCCCCTGGATCGTCGCCGCCGTCTTCCTCGGCGGCCTGGCGCTCGGCCTCTACCTCAAGTTCAAAGCTCCCGAGCGCTACGAGGTGATCGGCCGGATCGTCCTGGAAGACGCCACCGAACGCACCGACCCCAGCACCGACACCTCTTCCCCCGCCGCCGCGAACGTCTGA